In the Colletotrichum lupini chromosome 1, complete sequence genome, one interval contains:
- a CDS encoding ribosomal protein L24 encodes MTKVNQNISSSRRKSRAAHFGAPSSTRRVIMSAPLSKELREKYNVRSIPVRKDDEVTIVRGANKGREGKVTSVYRLKYVIHVERVTREKTSGQSVPLGIHPSNVVINKLKLDKDRESILERTKIGRELRVKSKATA; translated from the exons ATGACCAAGGTTAACCAGA ACATCTCCTCCTCCCGCCGCAAGTCGCGCGCGGCTCACTTCGGTGCCCCCTCCAGCACCCGTCGTGTCATCATGAGCGCCCCTCTCTCCAAGGAGCTCCGCGAGAAGTACAAC GTCCGCTCCATCCCCGTCCGCAAGGACGACGAGGTCACCATCGTCCGTGGCGCCAACAAGGGCCGCGAGGGCAAGGTCACCTCCGTCTACCGCCTCAAGTACGTCATCCACGTCGAGCGCGTCACCCGCGAGAAGACCTCCGGCCAGTCCGTCCCCCTCGGCATCCACCCCTCCAACGTCGTCATCAACAAGCTCAAGCTCGACAAGGACCGCGAGTCCATCCTTGAGCGCACCAAGATCGGCCGCGAGCTCCGCGTCAAGTCCAAGGCTACCGCCTAA
- a CDS encoding cytochrome c oxidase assembly protein CtaG/Cox11, translating into MNALPRLPWRISSQSTQKWSCFFCQHAVRPAPRNLRMPPAGRRAASTTPSPKQQQNGPSFGGAPSMEQIHAHYKRKNATTAYYTLSVILGTVALSYGSVPLYKMICQTTGWGGQPVRAHGPDVDYSEDGLAARLVPVTTAPRIRVTFNSSVSDILPWKFTPQQREVRVLPGETALAFYTATNNSDQDIIGVATYSVTPGQVAPYFSKIQCFCFEEQRLNAGETVDMPVFFYLDPDIVNDVNMRGIETVTLNYTFFKAKYDDNGKFKAPTPFASN; encoded by the exons ATGAACGCCCTCCCGCGCCTCCCGTGGCGCATATCCTCGCAGTCGACACAGAAATGGAGCTGCTTCTTCTGCCAGCACGCCGTCCGTCCAGCGCCGCGCAACCTGCGGATGCCCCCAGCCGGCCGCCGAGCGGCATCGACGACGCCTTCGCCGAAGCAGCAGCAAAACGGGCCCAGCTTCGGCGGTGCGCCTTCAATGGAGCAGATCCATGCGCACTATAAACGCAAGAATGCTACGACAGC GTACTACACACTCAGCGTCATTCTCGGGACAGTCGCCCTTTCATACGGCTCCGTGCCTCTCTACAAGATG ATCTGCCAAACAACAGGCTGGGGCGGCCAACCCGTCCGCGCCCACGGCCCGGACGTGGACTACAGCGAAGACGGCCTCGCCGCGCGCCTCGTCCCCGTGACGACGGCCCCGCGCATCCGCGTCACCTTCAACTCGTCCGTCTCGGACATCCTCCCCTGGAAGTTCACCCCGCAGCAGCGCGAGGTGCGCGTGCTCCCCGGCGAGACGGCGCTGGCCTTTTACACGGCGACGAACAACTCGGACCAGGACATTATCGGTGTCGCAACCTACAGCGTCACACCCGGTCAGGTGGCGCCGTACTTCAGCAAGATTCAGTGCTTCTGCTTCGAGGAGCAGAGGTTGAATGCGGGCGAGACAGTGGATATGCCGGTTTTCTTTTATTTGGATCCGGATATTGTGAATGATGTGAATATGCGTGGTATTGAGACTGTGACGTTGAATTATACGTTCTTCA AGGCCAAGTACGACGACAACGGCAAGTTCAAGGCGCCTACGCCGTTTGCGAGCAACTAA
- a CDS encoding amine oxidase, whose product MSRRPPSLESIGSRGSVGSPIDPRFRKKVAVVGSGAAGIAALWALNRSYHDVYMYEASSRLGGHTNTVTWKNGKYETRVDTGFIVLNTATYPNFINFLKRVKVDTVPTEMTFGVTRDHGLFEWAGKSLDSIFAQRKNIFSPRMWRMIFDIIRFNQFALDLLMAEDENDAAAMNGYSKGGKREETIGEYLEREGYSDAFRDDYLIPMTAAVWSTSPDKCTLNFPAVTLVRFIPEWLTLKKCGKSYIDAVMSGFPSNHLFLNTQVTQVTSEEDGRVRVHTHNGKSDVYDHVILATHGDQALRIIEGSATPEEKEILSAFQTSENSVILHSDITHMPASEKAWSSWNYLTLSSPSTGKQNIDQVSLTYNMNIIQHIPRETFGDVLVTMNPLHQPNPDTIQASFTYRHPLYTPAAVRAQKLLPRIQNKRGISYAGAWTKYGFHEDAFSSGLHAAQDHLYAKLPFQFVDSTYSRGRKPSLGLADLLVRLVILLFQVFVIRVLERAAGAAETAIYGRRNGWRRSLKSGKAA is encoded by the exons ATGTCCCGACGACCACCGTCTCTGGAATCAATAGGCTCTCGTGGCTCCGTGGGCTCTCCTATTGACCCAAGGTTTAGGAAGAAGGTTGCCGTCGTCGGCAGTGGAGCCGCCGGTATCGCGGCTCTCTGGGCTCTCAACCGAAGCTACCATGACGTTTATATGTACGAGGCCTCATCAAGGCTAGGAGGACACACAAATACGGTGACTTGGAAGAACGGCAAATATGAGACTCGCGTCGACACCGGCTTTATCGTCCTCAACACCGCCACATATC CAAACTTTATCAACTTCTTGAAGAGGGTCAAGGTGGACACCGTCCCGACCGAGATGACATTTGGCGTCACTCGTGACCATGGCTTATTCGAATGGGCTGGTAAAAGTCTAGATTCCATCTTCGCTCAGAGGAAAAACATCTTCTCGCCGCGGATGTGGAGGATGATCTTCGACATCATTCGTTTCAACCAATTTGCACTGGACTTGTTGATGGCGGAGGATGAGAACGATGCCGCTGCGATGAACGGATATAGCAAAGGAGGCAAGAGAGAGGAAACGATCGGCGAGTACCTCGAGAGAGAAGGCTACTCAGATGCATTCAGGGACGACTACCTAATTCCTATGACCGCCGCCGTATGGAGCACAAGCCCGGATAAGTGCACGTTGAACTTCCCAGCTGTCACTCTGGTTCGCTTCAT ACCGGAGTGGCTCACATTGAAAAAGTGCGGCAAATCCTACATTGATGCTGTCATGAGCGGATTCCCGTCAAATCACCTTTTCCTTAACACGCAGGTCACTCAAGTCACCAGCGAGGAGGACGGCAGAGTTCGTGTTCACACCCACAACGGCAAGTCCGACGTTTACGACCATGTTATCTTGGCGACGCACGGAGACCAGGCCTTGAGAATTATCGAGGGATCAGCCACGcctgaggagaaggagattcTTTCCGCTTTCCAAACTTCCGAGAACTCGGTCATCCTCCATTCCGATATTACACATATGCCAGCGTCTGAGAAGGCATGGTCTAGTTGGAATTACCTGACCCTATCATCGCCCTCCACTGGCAAGCAGAACATCGACCAGGTTTCGTTGACCTACAACATGAACATCATTCAGCATATCCCCAGGGAGACCTTCGGAGACGTCCTCGTCACGATGAACCCCCTGCACCAGCCGAACCCAGACACGATCCAGGCGTCATTCACATACCGTCATCCTCTCTACACTCCTGCCGCCGTCCGAGCACAGAAGCTTCTTCCACGCATCCAGAACAAGAGGGGTATCAGTTACGCGGGGGCCTGGACAAAGTATGGTTTCCATGAGGATGCCTTCAGCAGTGGACTACATGCCGCACAGGACCACCTCTATGCCAAACTCCCATTCCAATTTGTCGACTCTACGTATAGCCGAGGGAGGAAACCGTCTTTGGGGCTTGCCGACTTGCTGGTACGACTCGTCATCCTTTTGTTTCAGGTGTTTGTCATTAGAGTACTGGAGAGAGCGGCAGGCGCAGCTGAGACTGCAATTTACGGACGTCGAAATGGGTGGAGGAGGTCTTTGAAGAGTGGCAAAGCTGCCTGA